The genomic DNA TTTTAGGGTTGCATAGGGATGGGAGTTTAAGGGTTGTGGGAGTGCATGAGGAAGGAAGGTTTAGGGTCATGGGGTGCATGGGGAAGGGAGTGCTGGGGTCGTAGGGGATGGGGCTTTTAAGGTCGTGGGGTGCAAGGGAGTGGAGTCTTTGGGTTGTGGGGGTGTATGGGGAAGGGGGTCTTAGGGTCGTAGGGGATAGGACTTCTAGGGTTATGGGGTGTAAGGGATTGGAGTCTTAGGGTTGCGGGGGTGTATGGGGAAGGGAGTTTAAGGGTTGTGGGGGTGCACAGAGAAGGAAGGTTTAGGGTCATGGGGGTGCATGGAGAAGGGAATTTTAGGGTTCTAGAGGTGTACAGGGGTGGGAGCCTTAGGGGATGGGAGCTTTAAGGCCGTGGGAGGCATGGGGACTGGGAGCTTTAGGGTTGTGGGGAGTGCAGGGGATGGGAGTTTCAGTGTCATGGGGGTGCACGGGGAAGGGAGTTTTAGGGCTACAAGGGGGTGCAGGAAATAGGGTTGTGGGGGTTTTAGGGTGCTGGGGTTGCAGGAAAAAGGATTTTAGGGTGCCGGGCAGCAGTCCTGATGCTGAGCAGTTCCGAGGTCCTGGGCAGTGCTGCCCCTGTTGCTCTGGGGCAGAGCccttggagctggctggggtgggTGGAATTTGGGTGGGGGCAGTGTGGTGGCCCCAGCCCCATGTGGAGGGGGGGCAGAGCCCGGcctctgctggtgctgggtgTGGGGTTTTTAGAAAACGGGCTGAATTTGGGCCCTGTGTCACCGAGCGTCTCCGAGGGGGGGCTGTGTGTGCCCCCAGGGATGGGGTCCTGAGGGCGCTTTGGGGTGcgtggctctgctctgacccCCTAAAAGCAGGGGCTGCGCTGCGTGTCTGTGCCTTATGGGGTGGCTGTGACGGAGAGGGGACAGGAGGTGGTGGCATTCGGCTGCTGTGAACCCCCTGGGGGAGCAGGGACCGGGTCCCCGTGCTGGGAACACCCAGATCCTGTCCCCCAAAACCCTCCCGGATAGGATGGGTCCGGCGCTGGGCTGTTGGAGCTTTCTCACGGGTGCTCAGCCAGGTTTTTTCTGCTAAAAAGGAGCCGAGAGCAGCAAGGCTGACCTGAAGCGAGGCCACTTCACCCCCCCCGGGTCCGTCAGCACGGCCGCTGGTCCTGGCTGCGAGAGGATGTGGTCGCACAAACCCCGCTCCCTGCGGTGACCCTGGCTGCTACCTGCGCCTGTGGCCGGTCCCCAGCCAGCGGGGCTGTTCTCACGCTGCCTTCAgtctcacttttattttatttttttttttgcccctcgTTATAGCGGAGGGGGCTGCCAGCCCGTGCGGTGTCCCTCGGTTAGGtggtggcacagccctgggcttTAATTCCCAGCTGTGGGGTTTGGATGTGACCAATCTGTAGCCAAAAAGGGGAGTGATGGGGCTGTGCTCACGGCTTTGCTTGGAAGCTGGAGGAAGGGTTTGGAGCAAATCGAGGAGGATTCCTCTAAAATCGCCTCTTTTCCATCACAAAAAGGGAGGTTTTGGGTACAGACAGGcacaggggagctgctgggagctgtgtccctgcaggcagtgctgttCCAGTGGTGGGAGCGCAGTGGGGCTGCTGGAACCCCAATTGCCTTTTTCGTTTTCATTTCCCTGCTTGGAAATATCGCAGTCCCATGGCTCTCCAGGGTAATCACCACTCAGGTGCGGGACTGCTCATCCTAATTAGATGCAGCAATTAAGACCAGTCTGagagcccagctgctgttggagcaggcaggggggtgcggggaggctGTACTTGCGGGATGGACGGACAGATGTCCCCCTgggatggacagacagacgTTTTCCCCCCCTTTCTGATGGGGCTCCCACCTCTCGCCCAGGATGTGCGACCGTAACGGCGGCCGGCGGCTGCGGCAGTGGCTGATCGAGCAGATCGACAGCGAGCTCTACCCGGGGCTCATCTGGGAGAACGAGGAGAAGAGCATGTTCCGCATCCCCTGGAAGCACGCCGGGAAGCAGGACTACAACCAGGAGGTGGACGCCTCCATCTTCAAGGTAGGGCCTGCCCTAAGCTTCTCACCGGCTTCCTTCTGAAAACACTGgattgactttaaaaaaaaaaaaaaaaaaaaagcctttgagggaaagaaggaaggaaatcctggctttttcccccaaatgtGAAGTCCCTCCTCTCtaggaaaactggaaaattcGGTCTTGAACTAAAACGGACTGAGAAAGTCAGGGTCTTCCCCAGGAATTCCCATCTTTCTGTCCCCATTTCCATCTGTTGCTGTGTCTTTTGTGGCACCACCCTCAGTGCCaagtgcaggagcagcaggataTGAGGCTGGCGGGGCTGTGCTGAATTCAGccacctgaaaaaaatagaatatgtggggaaaaaaaatcaatataggTAGCTTTGTGCGTATTTGTGTGCTTTAATAGATAATGTTTTATCATCTCCAGTAGTAAAATGTGCTCTCCCACCTCTCATGAAAGCACAGCTGGCGTTCTGATCTTCAAAAGAAACCAGCTGTCAGGTATTAGCCAGCAGCTGGAAATGGGTTATTTTGCTGTGAGTTTGGGTATTATTAAGAATATCACAAGTTTGGATGCGCATCCCCGCATCGGTCAGCACGGAGGCGAAGTTGCACGCTTCAATCATGGCTCTGAAGCTGGGTGTAAAGGGTGTGGGGCCAAATCTGGGTCCTGTAGCTTGGTGTGTGGCTGGCACAGATGGGGAGCATGACAAATATTGAAGTTTTTTGGGGTTTTTACATCGATGTGTGGTGCATTTCCCACCAACAGATGTGCCTGAGCCAGGCTGCGGCCCCAACAAAATGCTCGCTGCAGCCCCAGCGTGTTCACCCCTTGGACCAAGGGGGTTTGCAGAGCTTGCACGGaggattatttttctattttttctgtttttgttgttttttaggCTTGGGctgttttcaaaggaaagtTCAAAGAAGGCGACAAAGCGGAGCCGGCCACCTGGAAGACGCGGCTGCGCTGCGCCTTGAACAAGAGCCCCGACTTCGAGGAGGTGACGGACAGGTCCCAGCTGGACATCTCGGAGCCCTACAAGGTTTATAGGATCGTCCcggaggaggagcagaaatgTGAGTGCCCTGAGGAGGGCACGGGGACGGGCGCAGCCCTGGCTGGTGCTGACCTACATCTGAGCGGTGCTTGTGGGGCTGACCCCATAACTTGGGGACGTGCCCCGTGTCCCTTTTTAGGGCCgggaggtggggaaggagctgctgggctggcagggagTGAAGGTGGGATTTCCCCTTGCTTAGGATACGGGGAATAACTGGAGCATCGTGTGAGCTGCCAGGTTGTGACGCTCTAGGAACAAACCTGAATccttctgctgctctgggggATGCTTGAGCCCCCAACCCTTTGtcctcctgccccccacccTGGCAGGGAGCTAAATAAATCCCTTTTCTTGGCACTGATGGGAGtaacagcagctcagcagagcagTCTCTGGTGAGGTGCAGGTCACGCTAAGTATATCTCTGCTTGTGGTCAGGCGTGCGTgcgcttttcctttttttttcttgcaagttttgacttaagaaaaaaaaaaataataatcttgcAGGAAGCCTGCCTCTAGCATCTCCTCTCCTTCGTGTTCACACGGGGCCCGTATGCAAATGGTGCTGCAGGTTCCCACCGGCAGCGGGGcttgggggggaaaaaggagaagcagcagcagcagccccggtcTCTGGGGTGCTCCGAAAACCCCCTCTCCTGTGCTCGAGCTCCCAGCCGAATTTGCTTGGCCTCGCTTGTAGTCCCCGTGTGCCGGTGCTGTTTGTCGTGAGCTGGTTTTTGGCCCCAAAACGCAGCTGCTGGGGGTGCGCTGGGTGGCTGCGGTTCTCGGTTTCGTAACTTTCGCGGGGCGAAGGGTTTCCAAAAGCTGGTGGCGTGGCGAGCTGCGGGTGggtgccctgcctgcagccctgcccttcTCCCCAGGCAAAAGCGGTGTCGGGACCGGGAGCGGCCTGGCCGATGTCACGGACATGgactgcagcccctctgccatCGACGACCTCATGAAGGAGGTGAGCCCTGAGCACGGGGATGGGTCTGAGGTTAAACAGCCGAAGATTTTGGGAGCTTGGCGTGTGCTCTCGTGACCGTGcttgtttgtctgaggtctcAGCGTGTGTTTTCCGCATGCATTTGGGTTGTGCGGACACtcgctgggggctgcaggcttCTTGTGCCTCTGTTCCCCTTCTCAGAGGCTCTCAGGGTATTATTTGGGTGTACAGCCTGGGGAATCCCGCTCTATTCCCACCCAAAAAGCATTCACGAGTCTCTGCATCCTTGCTTTGCCTCTTTGGGTGGGATCCCACATGGGGTGCATGGGGGCAGACCTGCTGGGATCCCATCCCTGGCTGATCTGATGGGTTTCCTGTCCTCTGCCAGCCCCCTTGCGTGGACGAGTACCTGGGCATCATCAAGAGAAGCCCCTCGCCCCCCCAGGAGACCTGCAGAAACCCGCCGATCCCAGACTGGTGGGTGCAGCAGCCCAACCCCAGTAAGtagctggtggcactgggggcgTTTAATGGGACCTAGCTCTTTGTCCGGGGTGGTGACTGCAGCGAGGGGGTGGCAGCTGGGGATTGGGGTTTGGGAAAGGATGGAAGCTCCTGGATGGAGCTGGGCACATCTCTGACATCTCTGCTCTCTCTGcccacagctctgcccctgATGAACGGGTACACTGGCTACGAGCAGCATCACTCAGGTGAGGCAGCTCCCATTCCCCTGCGTGTTTCTGGGCTCTGGGCATCACGCTCCTCTCTGGGGCTTGGTCTTGCTCATGTATGTGTGTGCCATGGCAGAAGGCTGCTCTGATGATGCATGCTGAGCATGACATTATCCCCTGCAGTGGGATAAAGGGGTTTGGGAACTGGAGCTCTCGTGTGCTTCCAGGCTGAGTGCTGGAGGTGTCCTCCAACAAATAAGAGGTCTCCTCCAGGCTCTCCCAGGGGACTttttgcagctccctggggatttgggccctgcagcagggagcagggagggttTGGCTGCTCCTCCTGACGGGCTGTGtgcctgcccttcccctccagGCTACTCCCAGATGGTGATCAGCTTCTTCTACGGAGGGAAGCTGGTGGGCCACATCACCACCTCGTACCCTGAGGGCTGCAGGATTTCGCTCAGCCAGCCCTCGGGCCCCAACGAGAAGCTCTACGCCCCCGATGCCCTGGAGCACGTGAGGTTCCCCTCGGCCGAGGCCATCCAGAATGACCGCCAGAAGCAGATCACCAAGAAGCTCTTCGGGCACCTGGAGCGGGGGGTCCTGCTGCACAGCAACAAGCAGGGCATCTTCATCAAGaggctgtgccagggcagggtCTTCTGGAGTGGGAACACCATGGTGTACAAGGACAGGCCCAACAAACTGGACCGGGACGAGGTGGTGAAGATTTTTGACACCAACTTGTTCTTCAGAGGTTTGTAGGAGCGTTCCCTTCTATCTTCAGCTTCTCTAGGGGTTGTTTTTCTCAGGTGGTCTCTCCTTTTGGAGCACTTTGGGGTTATGACTGGCCATCATTGAATGGTCTGAGTTAATAACCGATCATATAGGGTCTGGGAAGGAATAATTAATTGTGGTGTTGTGTAGCAAACACCTCCTGGCTGCTCTTGAGCGttgtgctggggcagggtgcGAGGTCCCCAGGCTCGCGGTGTCTGACCGTGCTCGTGTCCCGGCAGACCTGCAGCAGTACTACAACAACCAGGGCCGCTACCCGGACAGCAGGGTCACGCTGTGCTTCGGAGAGGAGTTCCCTGATCCCACGCTGAGGTGTAAGCTCATCCTCGTCCAGGTACGGTGGCTGCCCATCCAAGCCCTGCTCCTGACCCTGGCACTgaatttttcctccttgctttttCCTATAAGGCTCATGCTTCCATCCCTGGGAGGCACAAACATTGCTTGTTGGACCCCTTAATCTGGCTAAATCCTATTTGCAAGCACAGCCTCCACATAGCACGCACCTCATAGCTTCTCGAAACcaacagaaaatctgttttctgccacttctctgtgcctctgctttgctctgctgcttcctcctgctcctgcctcttgGCATTGGGACCTCTGCCCCCTCCTGTGGGGGAAATAAATCCCTGGAGTGGCTGTATGAAGTGATACACACTTCACTTGAAGTAGTTGAAGCAGGGCTAGGAGCCCAGAGGCAATTCCCGGGGTATTTTTGGCATCCACACCTAGCACAGCACCCGTTGGGCCTTCAAGGTGTTCGTACCAAGGACATGAGATCGGGGCGTGGAGGGTGTGGGGTGGGCACTGCAGCAAGCAGAGGCCCCACTGAGTGTCTGTGAGGCCCTGGAGgactcagccctgctcctccctgcccagctttCTGACAGGGCCACCTCTTGTCTGGCACACAAATCTGAGGCaatctgtgtgtgtggggatgTCACCCAGCCCATTTATCCTCCCCCATTACAGAGGACCACCAGTGACACGTGCTAGGGGTGCTTAGGACGAGGTGGCTTGTGGAATTCGGGCCTGGTGGCCTGGCTGGACATGgccacagctcctctctgtGCTGTCACTGCGGTGGGTGGCAGCAGGACACCTCCAGGGCggttcctcttcctccctcctcctcacGGCTCCCTTCTGGCCTAGGTGGAGCAGCTGTTCCTCAGGCAGGTGGTGGAGGACGCGGAGAAGgcctacagcagcagcagcagcccgctGGTCCCCGCGGCCAACGAGACGCAGCACGAGCAGGTGTACAGGATCTTCCAGGACATCTGCGGCCCCCACCAGCGGCCCCTCTTCAGAGAGAACCAGCAGATCGCCGTCTGAGCCGCCTCCTCCGCTGGTGGCAGTGGTCTGGGTCGCTCCAGGCCGGTTTGGTCCCATTACTGCCCCCAATTCCCCTTTTTTTGGCATGTTGGTTCGTGTTCTTTGCTGTTCTCAGTCCAGAGTCTGTGTAAGCACAGAGGTAAAAATTGCCACAAGAAACTCAGCTGGATGCccagtggtggtgctgggggctctTCACTGCTCACAAAAGCTTTTGTACCAGATGTGACAGTCCCTGTGTCACTGCAGCTAGCAGACCTGGAGCTCACAGCTCTAACAACCTGCCCCAGCCATCTGCCACCCGGACCTTGCACAGTATAGCGTTTTGGAAGGAGATAACTCTTGGAAAAGCCTTAAAATTCTCAAATGTAGTAAGTTCTTCCCCAAAATCAacccccttccctgcccctccCAAAGTGTTTGCAGTCCTGCTGAAGGCTGTGATATGATCTGGTATGCCTCCTGAGGTGTACCTCAAATTCTTGTTTTTTGCCATgaggtttatatttttatttgtaatattgAAGTATTTTTGAGATTTGCAAAGCAATGCAGAGATTCTATATGTAAATGTTGAATATAAGAATGTAGAAATCCTTAATTTTCCTAACCAAAGATGGAGTTTATAcgagtctttttattttaaagattgcAGCGTAGTGTTCGTAGGTTGGCTTCACCCTCCCCAGTGCACGTGTTGGTCTCTCCCAAGCGTGACCAGGCGGCAGCATCCATGTGGAAATCCTCATTAACACGCTTTGTGTGCCCAGCACCGGGGAGCTGCCTGGGCACGGGGCTTGTGCCTTGCAGCTGCTGCAACCCAGGACCGTGCATGTGTATGTGCTACGAGGCTGCGTATTTATTTTATGCCTAAACTGTTTGTGAAAagtttttgtaatttttttatcTGCCTGCGATTAAAGTgctatattttgtatttctcttgtgatgtgtttttgctgttgtgggGTGGCAAATTTCTGATGGGCAAGAACAAATGGGAGATATCAGGCTCTCCCCAACCCTTCCTTGTGGTGTGGGGTCTGTCATTCTGTcacctccctcctgctctgtagcttcagctgtggggcaggggaggaaCAAGCCAAAACCTtgcaaaggaaggaagaaaggggcCCCACTTGTAGAGCCATcttctgcagcactgagctGGGTGCTCACAGATCTGGCCCTTGATGCTGAGGTGATGGGAAGGGGTGGTCATTTGTGGTCCTGCTCCTTATTGTCTGCAGGATCCCTCCCCAGTGTCCCTCAATCCACCTTTCTCATGAGGGAATTGGTCTatttgggggtggtggtggatgTCTGGGGGCAGAAAGGGTCCGTCAATGAAGTCCATGTTGTAGGAAAGGTGGCTGAGTATGCACCATCACCTGCTTTTTTGGGCAGTAACACAAGAAGCACTGGACCTTGTTTGGTCTGGGTCCTGTTCCCCCACCGAAGGACAAACACCAACACACTGTGATGTGCTCAGGGTCAGCCCTGCCAAggttttttggaaaaaaaaacaaaaacaaaaaacctattCATCAGTCTCCAGATCCAGGTAGCTGGAGACTGGGTCCCTTGGAATGGGCAGAGGAGATGAATGCAAagctctcccctctgcttgggTATTAAAGCAGATCAGCCCCTATTCATTTggatttgatttattttatttttattcatgagAGAGACTTCCAAAAGCATAAATGTGGGCATGGCACAGCTGTGGTGACCTCCCTGTTCTGCATGGGGTGTATTGACCAAGGCTCCCCTCTGTGCCAGGTTGTTCTGGCTGCAGGCTTtctatctgttttttttttggggtaaATAACAGCCTtccataaaataattaattgctCAGCTGTCATGGGACTTGCAGCTGACTGTTGTATCCTTCCTAGCTGAGCAGCTACAGCCTGTCTCTGTTCTGTCCCAAAGATCAGCTTaccctgcagctccccaaaaGTGCTCCAAGATGACAGACCCAGCTGAAGTGTGGCTATGAGTTAGGGTTGAGGGACGGCCCTACATCCCATGGTGTCCTGAGCTGTGAGCCCTTTGGCAGTCTGTCCTGCCAGGCCATGTGGGGTGGGTATTTACACTACGTGTTGGCTAAATGGTGCACTGGCCCCCCATGTTGGGGGGACACTCGTGGTCCTCTCTCTGCCCTTGTGCACATCTCTTGCAGGCGTTACAGCCCGTAGCTTTGGTGCCTGTGAGGAGAGTCCACCCCACATTGCTCGTCCCTTCCCCGGGGAAAATTTCCCCCTGGTGCACAAGGAAGCCTCCTCTCTGCAGGTGAGGCGCTGGAGGGGGAGGCGGGCAGGGGGCAGTGGGAGCGAGGTGCCTGCTCAGCTGCGATGGAACAACACGTGCCCACTTGTGAAACACATGATGGGCCGCGGGCTTGAACACCAAAACACCACTTGCGGTTTCCCCAGCTGTCCTGGAGCAGGTCCTTCCTCAGAAACCACCATATTGTGCTCGCCTGGAGCCACCTGCTATGTATTCAGGGCTCTTTCAATTTCCACCCCAAGACCGCGGAGGAGcggtggggagcagcagcacctttAGCTGGAGCTGGttgtgcagtttttttttttttatttttttatttttagtgttacCAAAGTGCCTCAGAGCCCGGGGTGCGGTTTGGGACCGCCGCTGCCTCTTGCTCCGTAAAACCCGCAGCAGGGCTCCCACCCCAAACGGCTGCCAGGCCACGAGGAGACAAGGGGGGGACGTGGAAGGACTGGGGAGGACACTGTGGGATGGGGGCAGAGGAGGGTTGTAAGGGTAACGCGGGGGGCTCCGTGGTTGCTTGTGGGGTCCCCTTGCTGCTGAGCGCTTCGTGGTGGTGTTGGGTTCGTGCTTAATGCCTGCCCCAAGCGGACATCCCTGGCTCTGACCTCCTCTGAAATCCATCCCAGGAGAGGCACCCGAGGCTGGTGCTCGCCCATGGGCAGAGGACCAGGTGCTCCAGCAGGTGGGAGCAGGTTCCCAGACACCTGCACCACATCGCACAAAGGGATGCTGGACTATCAGTGGCATCTCTACAAGCCCAGAGTGATTTCTGCCCCCAAACAGGGCTTAAATCCTAGACCAGGTTGTTATTAACAGGGTGTGCCTCAGCCATAAGAAGGAAAAGGCTTTTTccaggctgtccccagcacGCTGTTGGGGAGCAGATGCTGGTGGTGGCATCGACCCGCAGGCACATCCCAGCCTGGCTGAGCCCGACGAGCCGCtcactgcagctgtgctgaATCTCAGTGGTTTGGGGCTCAAATACTTTCGTTGGTTTCTGTTCACTTGGGTTCTTCTCCATGCATGGCCTCACTGAAGTGAAACCTCGGCGCCTTGGCTTGGCTCTTAGTCATCAATGGCTCGTCCCCAGCATGTCCCCAGCTGAATGTCCCTGGAGGAAGGCTGCCCTGGCTGGGCAGGAGATGCACAACCAGGTGTGTTTGGGAAGGAGCAGTGAGCTTACTCACGTTGGCCAGAGGAGAAGGGTGGACCAAGGCAGAGAATGCAAGGGAACTGTTTATCGACTCCTTCTCTAAGGTCTTCCAACATAATGACAGCTATCCATAGGATAGACCAGAGTGCTTTGATTTCTGGGTCCTGGGAAAGACCTGGTAAGCATTTCAACCCCTCACCTGCTGTTGGAGTGTTGCATGGGTTCAAAGCCAGCCGTGCTGTTGAGCTATGCCAGCCTGGAAGGCTTTTGTGCCACCGGGAGTCATTTTCCTTGGGAGCAAAATGAGCCCGGCCCTATCCTGCAGTGTTACCAGTCTCATTCCTTAACGCTGGGTGTGGTGTTCCCATAGATTCCCATAACTTGCCCTGTAACAAACACCAAAAGGACCACTGCCCATGTCTTCAGAGGCACAATTCAGTGTCTGTGAGTCGAACCAGCTTCTGTCCATCCCTACTGCTCCGTGGGCCGAGCTCTGCGCAGAGACATGGCCCCAGCTCGGTGGCAGGTCCGAACTCACGGTTGAGCTGCTGAGGAACACAACACAACCCGGCTCCAGCTGCTTCCTCCAACCCACTGCTGCTTGGCGTGGGCCCCCACCGGCCCCTCTAGGCGTTAGAAAAACAGtcactttttatttctagaCACATAGGGTTTCCAACTGGTTTGATTGCTCAACGCCCCATTTCAGCACAGCAGCGTGTCCACGAAGAGCATCTCTGGGCTCTTCCTGCGGGCGTGTTGTAATATGGGAAGCACCCTCCGTCCTGTGGTCACCGGCAGCAGGACATCTCCTCCCTGCCCGAGGGGGCTTGGCAACCCTCAGGGATGCCTTGTGAAGGGGATGACTCCCCTACTGGTGGGACAAGTCTCCTACTGGTGGGACAAgtcacctgctggtgggacaagtcacctgctggtgggacaagtcacctgctggtgggacaaTTCCCCTACAGGCATCACTGTTGGAGCCCAAAGATTTGGGTTTCCACCCCGTCTCACGTGTCAAATCACAGTTGTCACAAAACCAGCCCCGTGCAGGCACTGGGAGATGTCTGAAGGCATCTCATCAGCCCTGCGCATCCCGGCTATCCCGCAGCTGGCtgagaaaaagggagaggaggcGATGGGAAGAGCCAAGGGTGAGGGCTGAGCCCCGGAGGCAGGCAGCAAGAGGTGCGTGCAGAAAGCCGGGGCTCACCCAGAGGTAAGGAGATCCCAAACTGCGGGCACTTGTCATTCTGACTCCATTTCTGAGGGATGACCTCTTCCTCCTGCGACTCTTTGCCATAACGCCAGACACGAGGTCATAAAAACAGGCTCCACCCAAACCCCAGCGGCAaaaatacagagagagagagagtgatgcatgttttgttttgtcagccCATCAGGTTTAGTATGAGACCAGCCCTGTGAAACCAAAGTCCAGGCTGAaatcccctcccttccccccgaGTTTGCATGCGCCTCGATGTTGTGTCCTTCTCGGGGGCTATTTCTGATGCGAGCGATTTGCTTGCAACAAcacccagctctgcaccacggccatccagcagcagggcaaaaCGCAGCCAGGCAGCGCCCCGCGTCACGCCTCTCAGATACCGGGGAGCTTTTGTGGAGGAGTGACACCAAGAACTTGCACTTTGGTACTCAGGAAAGTGGAAAGATAAAGGGCATTTCGGGCTGGTGCACAGAGATCTTGGTAACGtggcaatttaaaaacaaaaactcaaagATGGAGAAACATttggttttctctctctttttttttttttttttaatttttcccccaGTGTGTGACAGCAGATGGATGTTCAGAAGTTTGTCCCAGTTCTCGCTGGCGTGGCATACGTAAATTCTCTGCTTGATGGTTTACAGGAAAAAGGCTAGGAATCCCAAACTGCAAAGTGATTTTCAATTCTGAAGCAAGTAGGTTGTGGATTTCAATAGTCCCAATTGCCAGCAAGTCGTGGTTCCTCCTTCTGATGATGATGAGCTTCAAAGAGAGGCCgatcttaatcttttttttttttttttttttttttttccactgcaaaaagccaagagaaaaggtgctggaggagccctACGTAGGTTTTGCTGCAAGATTGAGCATTGCTGAGCCAAACTGTGAACTCTGATGTCTTGGGAAAAACTGTCTTGTGCCTGGATgctgggggagagcagagggcagcagtCATCCCCCTTGTGCTGGAGAGCAAAGCTGTGCTCCTGGCAGCTGCGGTGTGCCCTACAGATGCCTGCAGGGTTATTGTATTTGGGCAGGGAGAGGTGTGTGGGGCAATTCCTATAACCCAGCTGGAGGGCG from Anas acuta chromosome 10, bAnaAcu1.1, whole genome shotgun sequence includes the following:
- the IRF8 gene encoding interferon regulatory factor 8; its protein translation is MCDRNGGRRLRQWLIEQIDSELYPGLIWENEEKSMFRIPWKHAGKQDYNQEVDASIFKAWAVFKGKFKEGDKAEPATWKTRLRCALNKSPDFEEVTDRSQLDISEPYKVYRIVPEEEQKCKSGVGTGSGLADVTDMDCSPSAIDDLMKEPPCVDEYLGIIKRSPSPPQETCRNPPIPDWWVQQPNPTLPLMNGYTGYEQHHSGYSQMVISFFYGGKLVGHITTSYPEGCRISLSQPSGPNEKLYAPDALEHVRFPSAEAIQNDRQKQITKKLFGHLERGVLLHSNKQGIFIKRLCQGRVFWSGNTMVYKDRPNKLDRDEVVKIFDTNLFFRDLQQYYNNQGRYPDSRVTLCFGEEFPDPTLRCKLILVQVEQLFLRQVVEDAEKAYSSSSSPLVPAANETQHEQVYRIFQDICGPHQRPLFRENQQIAV